From one bacterium genomic stretch:
- a CDS encoding acetoacetate decarboxylase family protein: MSGSDLQGFTFPRSATGAAGLVPPPPWHYSGDLLTIEYRTDPEAVAELLPPPLAPAPEDPGAVAVVWADWQSCSDGFEELLDPVRAQYKECFAVVRCRYRDTAYSRCVYIWVDKDFAMVRGHVQGYPKKLGDIWLTRPVTVGRAGPRLQPGGRFGATCAAGGRRLIEATFEISGPSDGAGFVNALPMLHHRFFPAIEADGADSLHEIVTMRGYDTELGPAFRGEATLEVFDSPTEELTRLAPQEMIGGYWRSVGTSWNGGTTLERAPR, translated from the coding sequence GTGTCCGGATCGGACTTGCAGGGTTTCACGTTCCCCCGCTCGGCGACCGGCGCCGCCGGGCTCGTCCCGCCGCCGCCGTGGCACTACTCGGGCGATCTGCTCACGATCGAGTACCGCACCGACCCGGAGGCCGTGGCCGAGTTGCTGCCGCCTCCGCTGGCGCCCGCGCCCGAGGATCCCGGCGCGGTGGCGGTGGTGTGGGCCGACTGGCAGTCCTGCTCCGACGGATTCGAGGAACTCCTCGACCCCGTCCGGGCGCAGTACAAGGAGTGCTTCGCAGTGGTGCGCTGCCGCTACCGGGACACTGCCTACAGCCGCTGCGTCTACATCTGGGTCGACAAGGACTTCGCCATGGTGCGGGGCCACGTGCAGGGCTATCCCAAGAAGCTGGGCGACATCTGGCTGACGCGTCCGGTGACGGTCGGGCGGGCCGGGCCGCGGCTGCAGCCCGGCGGGCGCTTCGGGGCGACCTGCGCGGCCGGGGGCCGGCGGCTCATCGAGGCCACCTTCGAGATCAGCGGCCCCAGCGACGGCGCCGGCTTCGTGAACGCACTGCCCATGCTCCACCATCGCTTCTTCCCCGCGATCGAAGCCGACGGCGCCGACTCCCTGCACGAGATCGTCACCATGCGGGGCTACGACACCGAGCTGGGCCCGGCCTTCCGGGGTGAGGCCACCCTGGAGGTCTTCGACTCGCCCACCGAGGAGCTCACCCGCCTCGCCCCTCAGGAGATGATCGGCGGCTACTGGCGCAGCGTGGGAACCTCCTGGAACGGCGGCACGACCCTGGAGCGCGCGCCCCGGTGA